The Halarsenatibacter silvermanii genome contains a region encoding:
- a CDS encoding rod shape-determining protein — MAFDFLGAPFSRDMGVDLGTANTLVFVKGKGIITREPSVVALRTENNEVMAVGKEAKNMIGRTPGNIVAVRPMKNGVIADFDVTHSMLRYFITRAHKRTRLVRPRIIVCVPSGVTEVEKRAVLDAAKQAGARKAFLIEEPMAAAIGAELPVNEPAGSMIVDIGGGTTEVAVISLGGIVSSKSIRIGGDEMDEALVQYIKKHYNVMIGERTAEEVKTEIATAYAEGEKIEKEVRGRDLVSGLPRNLNISTEEVRNAIKEPIASILEAVKITLERTPPELSSDIMDFGIVLTGGGALLKGMDRLIAEETEIPVHLAEEPLDCVVKGTGKALEEIESLQNVLISPKKIS, encoded by the coding sequence ATGGCTTTTGATTTTTTGGGAGCACCCTTTTCTCGGGATATGGGGGTGGATCTGGGAACGGCTAATACTTTAGTTTTTGTAAAAGGAAAGGGAATCATAACCAGAGAACCCTCGGTAGTGGCTTTAAGAACGGAAAACAATGAAGTCATGGCTGTGGGAAAAGAAGCTAAAAACATGATAGGAAGGACTCCTGGCAACATAGTAGCAGTGAGACCTATGAAAAACGGAGTGATTGCTGATTTTGATGTAACTCATTCGATGCTGAGATATTTTATTACTCGAGCTCATAAAAGAACTCGCCTTGTGCGTCCCAGAATAATAGTCTGCGTTCCTTCCGGGGTTACCGAAGTTGAAAAGAGAGCTGTGCTTGATGCTGCCAAGCAGGCTGGAGCCCGTAAAGCATTTTTAATAGAAGAACCTATGGCTGCTGCTATAGGGGCAGAACTTCCGGTGAATGAACCAGCTGGCAGCATGATAGTCGATATTGGTGGTGGAACTACGGAAGTCGCAGTTATCAGCCTGGGAGGAATTGTTAGCAGTAAATCAATCAGAATCGGTGGAGATGAAATGGACGAAGCCCTTGTCCAGTATATAAAAAAGCATTACAATGTTATGATAGGTGAGCGCACAGCTGAAGAAGTAAAAACTGAAATTGCCACTGCTTATGCAGAAGGAGAAAAAATTGAAAAGGAAGTCCGGGGCAGGGATCTTGTTAGTGGCCTTCCTCGCAATCTGAATATATCTACTGAAGAAGTAAGGAATGCTATTAAAGAACCAATTGCCAGTATTCTGGAAGCAGTCAAAATAACTCTGGAGAGAACACCTCCTGAACTATCATCTGATATTATGGATTTTGGTATAGTTTTAACCGGAGGCGGGGCACTTTTAAAAGGAATGGACAGGTTGATAGCAGAGGAAACTGAGATTCCAGTGCATCTCGCAGAAGAACCTCTGGACTGCGTGGTAAAAGGAACTGGAAAAGCTCTGGAAGAGATCGAGTCTCTGCAGAATGTTTTAATTTCTCCTAAAAAGATATCCTGA